A single genomic interval of Spinacia oleracea cultivar Varoflay chromosome 6, BTI_SOV_V1, whole genome shotgun sequence harbors:
- the LOC110804868 gene encoding F-box/kelch-repeat protein At3g06240-like, with protein MKNKSTKMMKNKSAKSETQFPNLPDHLIVEQILPRLPVKSLIRFKSVSKYWLSTISSHKFAKLHLEFSSSNTRSLILQELYKSGKSYGYYLSFDECYNFKEFVKLEDKFPIFKLRNCYSTPDSTYVVDSYNGIVCMYNDQLRFYLWNPATNQCHNTYRPALGYERPDEVIGLGFGYISSLDDYRIGCVMICDKELWHVYVYSLRIGKWKETSCLNGDYYFPIDRGDFSVLVDDTLYWPPTVPRHENEKSYIVGLNLVSGKLKKTPLTVVLTGYDYAKVLGTKGYLSLCCVKYEKCSLCVYDVWMLKQHDDWNSWEKTFSINMKDTELFYSFETGKCLLSMETEDKFQIVLHDPSQVAALEQYEEGAFVWQGSKNSKFFRYFIGDAWGYVESLISPFGTTVSGE; from the coding sequence ATGAAgaacaaatcaacaaaaatgaTGAAGAACAAATCAGCGAAATCAGAAACTCAATTCCCGAATCTTCCTGACCATCTCATTGTAGAGCAAATTCTGCCAAGACTCCCGGTAAAATCCCTAATTCGCTTCAAATCTGTTTCCAAATATTGGCTTTCCACTATTTCCAGCCATAAATTCGCAAAACTCCACCTTGAATTCTCGTCTTCGAACACTAGATCTCTCATACTTCAGGAGCTATATAAATCTGGAAAATCTTATGGCTATTATTTATCCTTTGATGAATGCTACAATTTCAAAGAATTTGTTAAATTGGAGGATAAATTTCCGATTTTTAAACTGCGGAATTGTTATTCAACTCCCGATTCTACTTATGTGGTGGATTCCTATAATGGCATTGTGTGCATGTATAACGATCAGTTGCGCTTCTATCTGTGGAACCCTGCTACGAACCAATGCCACAACACTTACCGTCCTGCTTTGGGTTATGAGCGTCCTGATGAGGTTATTGGTCTTGGGTTCGGTTACATATCTTCCCTTGATGATTACAGGATAGGATGTGTAATGATATGTGATAAGGAATTGTGGCATGTTTATGTTTATTCCTTGAGGATTGGGAAATGGAAAGAAACATCTTGTTTAAATGGGGATTATTATTTTCCAATAGATCGAGGAGATTTCTCGGTGTTAGTTGATGATACTTTGTATTGGCCTCCCACAGTTCCAAGGCACGAGAATGAGAAAAGCTACATTGTGGGGTTGAATTTAGTAAGTGGGAAATTGAAGAAAACTCCATTGACGGTTGTGCTTACGGGTTATGACTATGCTAAGGTTTTGGGGACGAAAGGGTATTTGTCATTGTGTTGTGTTAAATATGAGAAATGTTCTCTATGTGTTTATGATGTTTGGATGTTGAAACAACACGATGACTGGAATTCTTGGGAGAAAACATTCTCTATCAATATGAAAGACACGGAATTGTTTTATTCATTTGAGACGGGAAAGTGTTTGTTAAGTATGGAAACTGAAGACAAATTTCAGATTGTACTACATGATCCTAGTCAGGTAGCAGCTCTAGAACAATATGAAGAAGGTGCTTTTGTTTGGCAAGGATCTAAGAACAGTAAGTTCTTTCgctattttataggagacgcgtGGGGTTATGTTGAGAGTCTCATTTCGCCTTTTGGGACAACCGTGTCTGGTGAATGA